The DNA region CGGACTGGGAACCATTAATTGGAAATTTCTGACTCATCCCCCGGAACAGGGGATGGAAGCCGGCGGTGTTTTCCCGGCCATCTTCGGAACCGTCTTTCTCGTCATTTTAATGGTGATTGCGGTAGTCCCGATCGGCGTTCTGACAGCCGTTTATCTTTATGAATATACTCGTCCGGATTCCTGGATCACCCACCTTATCCGGATTGCCATCAACAACCTGGCTGGCGTCCCATCGATCGTATTCGGTCTTTTCGGTCTGGGCTTTTTTGTTGGCTTTATCGGCTCGGGGATTGATTCGGTCTTTTTTTACGACGAAGGTCCGGTCTGGGGACAACCGGCCATCATCTGGGCCGCCCTGACTCTCTCGCTTCTGACCCTGCCGGTGGTTATTGTCGCCACCGAAGAAGCCCTGCGAACTATCCCGCAGGAATTCAAAGAGGCCAGTTATGCTCTCGGAGCCACCAAACTCCAGACGATCATTAGAATTATTATCCCCCAGGCAATGCCGGGGATTTTTACGGGTTCAATCCTGGCCGTGAGCCGCGGAGCCGGAGAGGTGGCCCCTATCATGTTCACCGGGGCGGCCTACTATCTGCCTTACCTTCCCGCTAAACTCAACGACCAGTTTATGGAACTCGGTTATCATATTTATGTTATGGCGACCCAGTCGCCCGATGTCGAAAAAACCAAGCCGATTCTCTACGGAACCGTGCTGGTTCTTTTATTGTTGACATTCCTGTTGAATTTTGTTGCCATATTAATTCGTTCCAGAATGAGGAAAAAGCGTGCCAATGTCTGATAAAACCGCTAATACCGAAGATGTCGAAATGGATACCGGCGAAAATAGAACCGATCTTCAGAAACAATCTCTGTTGCCGGAGACAGCCACTCTGAAAATGATTGTCCGCCATCTTGATTTTTTCTACGGGAAAAACCAGGTTCTTTTCGATGTTTCCCTGGATATTGAAAAAAATCGGGTGACGGCCCTGATTGGCCCCTCGGGGTGCGGCAAATCGACTTTTCTGAGAACTCTGAATCGGATGAATGAAACCATTCCGTCCACCACCATGAGGGGAGAGGTTATCCTGGATGGGGTCAATATTTATAAGGATATTAAAGATCCGTCTGTCGTTCGGACGCGGATTGGAATGGTGTTCCAGAAATCCAATCCTTTTCCCAAATCGATCTATGATAATGTCGCCTATGGCCTGCGGGTTAACGGTATCAAGGATAAGAATATTATTAATGAGGTGGTCGAGGAATCGCTGAAAGGCGCTTTTCTCTGGGATGAAGTCAAGGATAAGCTCGACAATAATGCTTATATGCTCTCCGGCGGACAGCAACAGCGGCTCTGCATCGCTCGCGCCCTGGCCATAAGGCCCGAGGTCATTCTGATGGACGAGCCGGCCTCCGCCCTCGACCCCATCTCGACTTCCAAAATTGAAGATTTAATCGATGATTTGAAAAAACAATATACGATTGTCATCGTTACTCATAACATGCAACAGGCGGCCCGGATATCCGATTACACGGCCTTTTTCTTTGAAGGCGTCATGATTGAATTCGGGCAGACCAAGAAGATATTTACCAAACCGTTGAAGAAGAAAACGGAAGATTATATCACCGGGCGATTTGGATAATTTCCGAAGCGAAACCGGAAATCGGTATGTCAGGGGAATATTATTATGACTATTCACTTACGTAAAGAAATAGACCGCCTTAAACAGAAAGTATTGTCTCTCAGCGCCCATGTCGAACAGGCCGTCCATGATGCCGTTAAATCGATTTCGGAAAGGGATGAGGAACTGGCCGCCAGAACCATGGAAAACGATAAAACCATTGACCAGATGGAGGTTGAGGTTGAGGAAGAATGTCTCAAGATTCTCGCCCTGCACCAGCCGGTGGCCAATGATTTACGATTCATAATCGCCGTTCTGAAAATCAATAATGACCTGGAGCGGATCGGCGACCAGGCTGTTAATATCGCCCGCGGAGCACTTTATCTGTCAAAAC from Candidatus Zixiibacteriota bacterium includes:
- the pstA gene encoding phosphate ABC transporter permease PstA codes for the protein MTLMAVVVIVMMLVIVVGNIVYGGLGTINWKFLTHPPEQGMEAGGVFPAIFGTVFLVILMVIAVVPIGVLTAVYLYEYTRPDSWITHLIRIAINNLAGVPSIVFGLFGLGFFVGFIGSGIDSVFFYDEGPVWGQPAIIWAALTLSLLTLPVVIVATEEALRTIPQEFKEASYALGATKLQTIIRIIIPQAMPGIFTGSILAVSRGAGEVAPIMFTGAAYYLPYLPAKLNDQFMELGYHIYVMATQSPDVEKTKPILYGTVLVLLLLTFLLNFVAILIRSRMRKKRANV
- the pstB gene encoding phosphate ABC transporter ATP-binding protein — its product is MDTGENRTDLQKQSLLPETATLKMIVRHLDFFYGKNQVLFDVSLDIEKNRVTALIGPSGCGKSTFLRTLNRMNETIPSTTMRGEVILDGVNIYKDIKDPSVVRTRIGMVFQKSNPFPKSIYDNVAYGLRVNGIKDKNIINEVVEESLKGAFLWDEVKDKLDNNAYMLSGGQQQRLCIARALAIRPEVILMDEPASALDPISTSKIEDLIDDLKKQYTIVIVTHNMQQAARISDYTAFFFEGVMIEFGQTKKIFTKPLKKKTEDYITGRFG